From Methanosarcina lacustris Z-7289, one genomic window encodes:
- a CDS encoding phytoene desaturase family protein has protein sequence MKTTIIGAGLGGLLSAARLSKAGHEVEVFERLPITGGRFTNLNYKGFQLSSGAFHMLPHGPGGPLARLLGEIGAEVRIVRSEQTTIRVPLIKGNPDYAKGFKDIPFIEFPSLLSHMDRLKIAFLIVSTRKNHPSGVTLEAWIKAQVKDEWLVRFADSFCGWALSLKSDEVPVEEVFEIIENMYRFGGTGIPIGGCKGVIDALEAVILKNGGKIYTGKEVSKILVENGKAAGVIIESKKHEADIVISNLGHAATALLCSEAISGEGNTGYLKMLETLQPSAGIKICLAADEPLVGHSGILLTPYTRRINGVNEVTQVDPKLAPPGKHLTMCHQYVAPENVKNLESEIEMGLADLKDLFPGKKYEVLLIQSYHDDWPVNRAASGTDPGNETPIPGLYVVGDGAKGKGGVEVEGVALGVAATMKKILG, from the coding sequence ATGAAAACAACAATAATCGGTGCAGGTCTTGGAGGGCTCTTAAGCGCTGCCAGGCTTTCGAAAGCAGGGCATGAGGTTGAAGTTTTCGAGAGGCTTCCTATTACGGGAGGCAGGTTTACCAATCTTAATTATAAAGGGTTCCAGCTCTCAAGCGGAGCTTTCCATATGCTTCCGCACGGACCCGGGGGACCACTTGCCCGGCTTCTCGGGGAGATCGGAGCTGAAGTGAGGATCGTGCGGTCAGAACAAACCACTATACGAGTGCCTCTGATAAAAGGAAACCCCGATTATGCGAAAGGCTTCAAAGATATCCCTTTTATCGAATTTCCATCATTACTTTCGCATATGGACCGCCTGAAAATTGCTTTTTTGATCGTGAGCACAAGGAAAAATCACCCTTCAGGGGTTACTCTTGAGGCCTGGATAAAAGCTCAGGTTAAGGACGAATGGCTGGTAAGGTTTGCCGACTCTTTCTGTGGCTGGGCACTCAGCCTGAAAAGTGATGAAGTCCCGGTAGAAGAGGTTTTTGAGATAATTGAAAACATGTACCGGTTCGGAGGTACAGGCATCCCTATTGGAGGATGTAAAGGAGTTATTGACGCCCTTGAAGCCGTGATTCTGAAAAATGGGGGGAAAATATATACCGGTAAGGAAGTTTCAAAAATCCTGGTTGAAAATGGAAAAGCTGCAGGGGTAATTATTGAAAGCAAGAAACATGAAGCTGACATTGTTATCAGCAATCTCGGGCATGCTGCAACCGCTTTGCTCTGCAGTGAAGCCATCTCCGGAGAAGGGAATACAGGTTACCTTAAAATGCTTGAAACTCTTCAACCGTCTGCAGGCATAAAGATTTGTCTTGCTGCGGATGAGCCCCTGGTCGGGCACTCAGGAATCCTGTTAACTCCCTATACAAGGCGCATAAATGGGGTCAATGAGGTTACTCAGGTTGACCCGAAACTGGCACCTCCGGGGAAGCATCTTACTATGTGTCACCAGTATGTGGCTCCTGAGAATGTAAAGAACCTCGAATCTGAAATTGAGATGGGCCTTGCGGACCTCAAAGACCTTTTTCCCGGCAAAAAATATGAAGTTCTTCTTATCCAGTCCTACCATGATGACTGGCCCGTAAACAGGGCAGCCTCAGGTACGGACCCTGGCAACGAGACCCCAATTCCAGGGCTCTACGTCGTAGGGGACGGAGCCAAGGGAAAAGGAGGCGTAGAAGTCGAAGGAGTAGCTCTCGGCGTGGCTGCAACCATGAAAAAAATCCTCGGCTAA
- a CDS encoding 4Fe-4S binding protein: protein MKINDNCVGCGQCASFCKKGAIEVRGRARATDACIDCGMCVPYCPVKAIEVPA from the coding sequence ATGAAGATAAACGATAACTGTGTAGGATGCGGCCAATGCGCTTCTTTTTGCAAAAAAGGAGCAATAGAAGTAAGGGGAAGAGCGCGAGCTACCGATGCCTGCATAGACTGTGGGATGTGCGTCCCTTACTGCCCTGTAAAAGCCATCGAGGTACCGGCATGA
- the cofG gene encoding 7,8-didemethyl-8-hydroxy-5-deazariboflavin synthase subunit CofG translates to MSPENPSFVTYSKNVFIPVTNVCRNHCGYCGFKREPGQPGARLMKPEEVVYILEKGARAGCTEALFTFGEYAEEVSGYREWLKELGYSSTLEYLVYLCETAIDIGILPHTNAGIMTRSELRALKPLNASMGLMLETTAILEAHKDCPGKVPERRLETIREAGKLKIPYTTGLLVGIGESLKDRTESLEAIADLHREYGHIQEVIIQNFSPKAGTPMENFPEPTVEEMMDTVALARQVLPLDVAIQVAPNLIDPKALIVKGVTDLGGISPLTIDWINPEAEWPDVKDLQERLGTVPLRERLPIYPQYVKKRWYSDRIGELIEQLSDGEGYRKLP, encoded by the coding sequence ATTTCACCGGAAAACCCTTCTTTCGTAACCTACTCAAAAAACGTATTCATCCCGGTAACCAACGTCTGCAGAAACCACTGCGGCTACTGTGGCTTCAAACGGGAGCCCGGACAACCCGGAGCCCGGCTAATGAAGCCCGAAGAAGTAGTTTATATCCTTGAAAAAGGAGCAAGGGCAGGGTGCACTGAAGCCCTCTTCACCTTTGGGGAATATGCAGAAGAAGTGTCAGGGTACAGGGAATGGCTTAAAGAGCTTGGATATTCTTCGACCCTGGAATATCTTGTTTATCTCTGTGAAACCGCAATCGATATAGGGATCCTCCCTCACACGAACGCGGGGATTATGACACGTTCCGAATTGAGAGCCCTCAAACCCTTAAATGCGAGCATGGGGCTGATGCTTGAGACTACAGCAATTCTGGAAGCCCATAAAGACTGCCCTGGCAAAGTTCCGGAACGCAGGCTTGAGACTATCCGGGAAGCCGGGAAACTTAAGATTCCCTATACAACCGGCCTCCTTGTAGGGATCGGAGAGAGCCTGAAGGACAGGACCGAGTCCCTTGAAGCCATTGCAGACCTGCACAGGGAGTACGGGCATATCCAGGAAGTCATTATCCAGAACTTTTCCCCAAAAGCCGGGACACCCATGGAAAACTTCCCTGAACCTACAGTAGAAGAGATGATGGATACCGTAGCTCTTGCCAGGCAGGTCCTGCCGCTTGATGTGGCGATACAGGTCGCTCCAAACCTCATTGATCCAAAAGCCCTGATAGTAAAAGGGGTTACGGATCTGGGTGGGATATCCCCCCTGACCATTGACTGGATCAACCCTGAAGCCGAATGGCCGGATGTAAAGGACCTGCAGGAAAGGCTCGGGACAGTCCCGCTCAGAGAACGCCTCCCCATCTACCCGCAGTACGTGAAAAAAAGGTGGTACTCGGACAGGATAGGAGAGCTTATAGAGCAGCTCTCTGACGGGGAAGGTTACAGGAAACTACCCTGA